The following are encoded in a window of Pelagicoccus enzymogenes genomic DNA:
- a CDS encoding MFS transporter → MTDSLIHPKRLLYAGFTAILATGIGFAVRGGILDNWGAEFGFSATQLGVISGAGLTGFCFGIFVGGLVVDSIGYGKLIVASFLLHMLSAVVTFTATAGMDTAIAYQWLFWGTFIFALANGSLEAVANPLVATLFPENRTHYLNILHASWPLGLVLGGAVGWFLDDRMNVSWKWQLAIFLIPTIVYGIMFMGQRFPKSEAAEKGLKLGDMFKDVGLLGGAVIALMLFLFFQATFPAIPTYVLAIAALALIFVIGKITSFALGSIMLFVLFGTHILVGAVELGTDGWIQNITGSILSSEEGKFLFVITSLTMFVLRFCAAWIEEHLKLSPVGLLLLCSVLAFVGLNLSSGIESFKGAVLALLIYGVGKTFFWPTMLAVVGDRFPRTGAIAISIMGGLGMMSGGLIGLPGLGYAKDRFASEALQEEAPAIYQEMKAVDSNSWLFFEPVAAIDGKKLAEARSQEIPSEVQQTLIDSSLKGDRKTLRVDSLIPATMAVIFLGLLIYFRRLGGYRRVDLDN, encoded by the coding sequence ATGACTGACTCCCTAATCCATCCTAAACGTCTTCTCTACGCCGGCTTTACGGCAATCCTTGCTACCGGCATCGGATTCGCCGTACGGGGCGGAATTCTTGACAACTGGGGGGCCGAATTCGGATTTTCCGCCACCCAGCTCGGGGTGATCAGCGGAGCCGGTTTAACCGGGTTTTGCTTTGGGATTTTCGTTGGGGGCTTGGTGGTCGATTCCATTGGCTACGGAAAATTGATAGTCGCCTCCTTTCTTTTGCATATGCTTTCTGCGGTAGTCACCTTCACGGCGACTGCCGGCATGGATACGGCGATCGCCTACCAGTGGCTTTTTTGGGGAACCTTCATATTTGCGCTAGCGAATGGTTCACTCGAAGCGGTAGCAAATCCACTGGTGGCGACGCTCTTCCCTGAAAACCGTACCCATTATTTGAATATACTGCACGCTTCTTGGCCACTGGGTCTTGTGCTTGGTGGCGCGGTCGGCTGGTTCCTTGACGACCGTATGAATGTCTCTTGGAAATGGCAGCTCGCCATCTTCCTGATCCCAACGATCGTTTACGGAATCATGTTCATGGGCCAGCGCTTCCCTAAGTCGGAAGCAGCGGAAAAGGGCCTCAAGCTCGGCGACATGTTCAAGGACGTCGGCCTGCTAGGCGGAGCGGTGATTGCCTTGATGTTGTTCCTGTTTTTCCAAGCGACCTTCCCAGCGATCCCTACATACGTGCTGGCGATTGCTGCTCTAGCGTTGATTTTCGTGATCGGAAAGATAACGAGCTTCGCCCTCGGTTCTATCATGCTCTTCGTCCTGTTCGGAACGCATATCTTGGTAGGCGCTGTCGAACTCGGAACAGATGGATGGATACAAAACATCACTGGAAGCATCCTGAGTTCGGAGGAAGGAAAGTTCCTCTTCGTCATCACCTCGCTCACCATGTTCGTCCTGCGTTTTTGCGCCGCTTGGATCGAAGAGCACCTTAAGCTGTCACCGGTCGGCTTGCTATTGCTCTGCTCGGTACTTGCTTTCGTGGGCTTGAATCTCTCAAGCGGAATTGAGTCCTTCAAGGGTGCTGTATTGGCATTGTTGATATACGGTGTTGGCAAAACCTTTTTCTGGCCAACGATGCTCGCAGTGGTAGGTGACCGGTTCCCGCGCACCGGAGCCATCGCGATCAGCATCATGGGCGGACTTGGCATGATGTCCGGTGGCTTGATCGGATTGCCTGGACTAGGATACGCAAAAGATCGTTTCGCGAGCGAAGCGTTACAAGAAGAGGCACCAGCTATCTATCAGGAAATGAAAGCTGTGGACTCCAATAGCTGGCTGTTTTTCGAACCCGTGGCAGCAATCGATGGAAAGAAGCTAGCCGAAGCTCGTTCCCAAGAAATCCCGAGCGAGGTCCAGCAAACCTTGATCGACTCCAGCCTGAAGGGAGACCGCAAGACCTTGAGAGTCGACTCGCTCATTCCAGCAACCATGGCCGTGATATTTCTCGGACTCCTCATCTACTTCCGTCGGCTAGGAGGCTATCGCCGCGTCGATCTGGACAACTAG
- a CDS encoding glycoside hydrolase family 43 protein: protein MTPTRYRRFLTALTLCTSIGSIALADYPIVSNRYLADPTSVVTKDRVYIYCSNDDESPVEGGYNIPNIVCVSSSDMKNWTDHGIVFDAERDTSWAKKTWAPAAVERDGKFFLYFGNGGANIGVAVGDSPIGPFEDVLGKPLITHGTPGVQPAENMWLFDPGVFIDDDDQAYIYFGGNGDDNVRAAKLHRDMVTLDGEVIKMHAPNFFEAAWVYKIDDTYYFTYSTTPKAEMRIDYMTSKHPTEGFSYAGIVAAQPPLNNNNNHAAEFKFKGKWYHVYHNRIVATEAGIPTGFRRNIALEEFGYDENGAIIPVEYTVNGVEQNGALDPYQRVEGETFAAQSGIETEPSSAGGMNLAHASDGDWVKVVGVDFGEQGAKSLTLNAKAQAQGAEIELRTGSLDGPLLAKAVVSPSDDWKSHSTEVSPLTGIHDLYIRFTGDQNSELKLDWWQFASN from the coding sequence ATGACACCCACCAGATATAGACGCTTCCTAACAGCACTCACGCTATGCACGAGCATAGGTTCGATCGCGCTTGCGGACTATCCCATTGTCTCCAATCGTTACCTCGCGGATCCCACCTCGGTAGTGACAAAGGACCGCGTTTACATCTACTGCTCGAACGACGACGAAAGTCCCGTCGAAGGTGGATACAACATTCCAAACATCGTCTGCGTTTCGAGCAGCGACATGAAAAACTGGACTGACCACGGAATCGTATTCGATGCCGAGAGAGATACTTCCTGGGCCAAGAAAACGTGGGCCCCTGCGGCCGTGGAGCGCGACGGAAAGTTCTTCCTCTACTTCGGAAACGGTGGAGCCAACATAGGAGTCGCAGTCGGCGACAGCCCGATTGGCCCTTTCGAAGACGTTCTCGGAAAACCTCTCATTACCCACGGAACCCCTGGCGTTCAACCTGCCGAGAATATGTGGCTATTCGACCCAGGCGTTTTCATCGACGACGATGATCAGGCTTACATCTACTTCGGCGGAAACGGTGACGACAACGTAAGGGCAGCGAAGCTGCATCGAGACATGGTCACACTGGACGGCGAAGTGATCAAAATGCACGCCCCGAACTTTTTCGAAGCAGCGTGGGTCTACAAAATAGACGATACCTACTACTTCACCTACTCCACCACTCCGAAGGCCGAGATGCGTATCGATTACATGACCAGCAAGCATCCGACCGAAGGCTTCAGCTACGCAGGAATCGTTGCCGCCCAGCCGCCCCTCAACAACAACAATAACCACGCCGCTGAGTTTAAGTTCAAAGGCAAGTGGTACCACGTCTACCACAACCGTATCGTCGCCACCGAGGCCGGCATTCCTACCGGATTCCGTCGTAACATCGCGCTCGAGGAATTTGGATACGACGAAAACGGAGCGATAATCCCAGTCGAGTACACCGTTAACGGAGTGGAGCAAAATGGCGCCCTTGATCCCTATCAGCGAGTCGAGGGCGAAACCTTCGCAGCCCAGAGCGGCATCGAAACGGAGCCGAGCTCCGCAGGGGGCATGAACCTGGCCCACGCGAGCGACGGGGATTGGGTAAAAGTCGTCGGAGTCGACTTTGGAGAACAAGGAGCCAAGAGCCTCACCCTTAACGCCAAAGCCCAAGCCCAGGGAGCTGAAATAGAGCTGCGGACCGGTTCGCTTGACGGCCCGCTCCTCGCGAAAGCCGTGGTTTCGCCATCTGACGACTGGAAAAGCCATTCAACAGAGGTGAGCCCTCTCACGGGCATCCATGACCTGTACATCCGGTTCACAGGCGACCAAAATTCAGAACTGAAACTGGACTGGTGGCAATTTGCCTCCAACTGA
- a CDS encoding alpha/beta fold hydrolase produces MQHLVLRTTLFFLAFSIAARSLARDSEKETFVIVHGATAGGWEWKATGKYLENEGHEVYRATLTGLGERYHLANPDIDLDTHIDDVVNLILFEDLHDVVLSGHSYGGMVITGVINEIPERIKHVIFLDAAVPNDGESIWDMFGSGGPRNDSRIENGMLLTPWVTEEATPPHNTPQSIKTFSQAVSYDNPAAKALDVTFVAFIPEDQSVEERSQSKAWRRAVERGWTIRTFPGGHVAQQEDPRGVANLMFECIGDVNTAR; encoded by the coding sequence ATGCAACACCTAGTACTTCGAACAACGCTTTTCTTTCTCGCCTTCTCAATCGCAGCCAGATCCCTAGCGAGAGATTCCGAAAAGGAAACCTTCGTCATCGTCCATGGCGCCACAGCAGGCGGGTGGGAATGGAAGGCGACAGGAAAGTACCTGGAAAATGAGGGGCACGAAGTGTACCGAGCCACCCTCACCGGGCTGGGCGAACGCTACCACCTCGCAAATCCGGACATCGACCTCGACACCCATATTGACGACGTAGTCAACCTCATCCTATTCGAAGACTTGCACGATGTAGTGCTCTCAGGGCACAGCTACGGAGGCATGGTTATCACTGGCGTAATCAACGAGATCCCCGAGCGTATCAAGCACGTCATCTTCCTCGATGCCGCGGTGCCCAATGACGGGGAGTCGATATGGGACATGTTTGGCAGCGGGGGACCGAGGAACGATTCGCGCATCGAAAACGGGATGCTCCTCACCCCTTGGGTCACTGAAGAAGCCACCCCTCCGCACAACACCCCCCAGTCCATCAAGACCTTTAGCCAAGCAGTATCCTACGACAATCCAGCCGCGAAGGCGCTCGACGTCACGTTTGTCGCCTTCATCCCCGAAGACCAGAGCGTCGAAGAGCGCTCCCAAAGCAAAGCCTGGCGACGGGCCGTGGAGCGAGGCTGGACCATCCGCACCTTCCCCGGCGGCCATGTCGCCCAACAGGAAGACCCGCGCGGCGTCGCTAACCTCATGTTCGAATGTATCGGTGACGTGAATACTGCTCGCTAG
- a CDS encoding alpha-L-arabinofuranosidase C-terminal domain-containing protein has product MKKQILLLGALPFALSAQPVTDVTVRIDAEERADAINPMIYGQFIEHMGRCIYGGIWAEMLEDRKFYHPITEDYNPYGDQTLADPDFPGVIDSTEFPVISASPWEIIGEPSGLSMVTEDSFVGKHTPRIVSGTGVRQNDLGLKEGLDYPGYLWVKPLGGTAEVEVSLNWGNAEGESSSQKLTFSGKKYAKKTFSFTPRKTTSQGASLSVRVLRGSIQLGTLSLMPGDNIDGMRSDTIELLKELDSPLYRWPGGNFVSGYDWRDGIGDRDRRPPRVNPAWTGVEHNDFGTDEFLAFCRLLGTEPMIAANTGFGDAYSAAQWVEYTNGDTSTIGGGWRADNGHKKPYGVKYWCVGNEMWGNWQLGHMQLHHYSLKHNRVAEAMLGADSDLILIASGDLERVNETDLAQVRRGVTWTEGMLMDSHEYMDYISEHFYTGRTPWSDVGRVDIATHLENMRSNIRRKAEGHRELQPKLEELNGKTMPIAMTEWNYWHRTYKYGELGCVYDVADGLGIAAGLHEYFRHTDIIDMALYAQTVNVIGAIKTTRIAAEMDTTGIALKMYRRHFGTQPVNVEFEHEVLDVSAALTDDGKALTLSVINPTESELTIDLDLSGMAVGDAGKRWHFSGPDEFAHNTPGKERVVEIVETQINNPGNGLNSPALSASIYVLPLK; this is encoded by the coding sequence TTGAAAAAACAAATACTACTACTTGGAGCGCTGCCATTCGCGCTATCAGCCCAACCCGTGACGGACGTGACTGTCCGTATCGACGCCGAAGAACGCGCCGACGCGATCAATCCCATGATCTACGGCCAATTTATCGAGCATATGGGCCGCTGCATCTACGGAGGCATTTGGGCCGAGATGCTCGAGGACCGAAAGTTCTACCACCCCATCACCGAAGACTATAATCCTTACGGTGATCAGACGCTGGCAGACCCAGATTTCCCCGGCGTCATCGACAGTACCGAGTTTCCAGTGATTTCGGCCTCGCCCTGGGAGATTATTGGCGAGCCCTCCGGCTTGAGCATGGTCACAGAAGACAGTTTCGTCGGAAAACACACCCCGCGGATCGTCTCCGGCACCGGAGTTCGCCAGAACGACCTCGGCCTCAAGGAAGGCCTCGACTACCCGGGCTACCTCTGGGTCAAGCCCCTCGGCGGCACCGCCGAAGTGGAAGTGAGCCTCAATTGGGGCAATGCCGAAGGAGAGAGCAGCTCCCAGAAACTCACCTTTTCCGGCAAGAAATACGCCAAGAAAACGTTTTCCTTCACTCCTCGCAAAACGACTTCGCAGGGCGCCTCTCTTAGCGTTCGCGTCCTGCGCGGAAGCATCCAGCTGGGCACCCTTTCTCTCATGCCTGGCGACAACATCGACGGCATGCGGAGCGACACCATCGAACTGCTCAAGGAACTCGACTCTCCGCTCTACCGCTGGCCGGGCGGAAACTTCGTTAGCGGCTACGACTGGCGCGACGGCATCGGCGACCGCGACCGTCGCCCTCCTCGCGTCAATCCGGCCTGGACCGGCGTCGAGCACAACGACTTCGGCACCGACGAGTTTCTGGCCTTCTGCCGCCTCCTCGGCACGGAACCGATGATTGCGGCCAACACTGGCTTCGGCGACGCCTATTCCGCGGCCCAATGGGTCGAATACACAAACGGCGACACCTCTACTATCGGAGGGGGCTGGAGAGCCGACAACGGACACAAGAAGCCTTACGGCGTGAAGTACTGGTGCGTGGGCAACGAGATGTGGGGCAACTGGCAGCTAGGCCACATGCAATTGCATCACTACTCGCTCAAGCACAACCGAGTAGCCGAAGCGATGCTCGGAGCGGACTCCGACCTCATACTCATCGCCTCCGGCGACTTGGAACGCGTGAACGAAACTGACCTAGCGCAAGTCCGCCGCGGCGTCACTTGGACCGAGGGCATGCTCATGGACAGCCATGAATACATGGACTACATTTCCGAGCACTTCTACACCGGCCGCACTCCTTGGTCGGACGTGGGGCGCGTCGACATCGCCACTCACCTGGAAAACATGCGCAGCAACATTCGCAGAAAGGCCGAGGGCCATCGCGAGTTGCAGCCTAAGCTCGAAGAGCTAAACGGAAAGACCATGCCCATCGCCATGACCGAATGGAACTATTGGCACCGCACCTACAAATATGGCGAACTGGGTTGCGTCTACGACGTGGCGGACGGACTCGGCATCGCCGCAGGCCTCCACGAGTATTTCCGCCACACCGACATCATCGATATGGCGCTTTACGCTCAGACGGTGAACGTCATCGGAGCCATCAAGACAACTCGCATCGCGGCGGAGATGGATACCACGGGTATCGCCTTGAAGATGTATCGCCGCCACTTCGGGACCCAACCGGTAAACGTGGAGTTCGAACACGAGGTTTTGGACGTGTCAGCCGCCCTCACCGATGACGGTAAAGCCCTCACGCTCTCCGTCATTAATCCCACCGAATCGGAATTAACCATCGACCTAGATCTGAGCGGCATGGCAGTTGGCGATGCCGGCAAGCGCTGGCACTTCAGCGGCCCCGACGAATTCGCCCACAACACACCCGGCAAGGAACGCGTCGTCGAGATCGTCGAGACCCAGATTAACAACCCTGGCAACGGCCTAAACTCCCCAGCCCTCAGCGCCTCGATCTACGTCCTGCCGCTGAAATAG
- a CDS encoding ThuA domain-containing protein, whose translation MPWPVLCLLVVSIFLLPAAIVAESQASIRALIVDGYSNHDWKLNTALIRGMLEPTELFEVDVSTAPANAESPDWDDWEPDFGSYDVAIQTCNDIWGGPAWPRKVQKEFESYVREGGGVYVWHSGNNAFADWPAYNDMIGLGWREKGFGWAIAVNDDGSLKRIPPGEGLDTGHGDRLDTVVRRIGEHPIHAGLPTAWLTPDIEVYYYARGPAKDLQVLSYGYDPVTTMNWPLEWTVSYGSGRVYTSTFGHVWKGDVQPERMRCAGLQTVVVRALQWLADRPVTFPVPEDFPSEGEVSIRSEISVGSSD comes from the coding sequence ATGCCCTGGCCTGTTCTTTGCTTGCTTGTTGTATCGATTTTCCTGTTACCGGCTGCAATTGTTGCGGAGAGCCAGGCTTCTATTCGGGCGCTTATCGTCGATGGGTACAGCAATCACGACTGGAAGTTGAATACGGCCCTGATTCGCGGGATGCTCGAGCCTACGGAACTTTTCGAGGTCGACGTATCCACCGCTCCGGCGAATGCTGAATCTCCCGACTGGGACGACTGGGAACCTGATTTCGGTAGCTACGATGTGGCTATCCAGACCTGCAATGATATTTGGGGCGGGCCAGCTTGGCCGAGAAAGGTCCAAAAGGAGTTCGAGTCCTATGTCCGTGAGGGAGGAGGTGTCTACGTATGGCACTCGGGTAACAATGCCTTTGCCGATTGGCCGGCCTACAACGACATGATTGGCCTTGGCTGGCGCGAGAAGGGCTTTGGCTGGGCGATCGCCGTAAACGACGACGGAAGCCTCAAGCGCATCCCTCCGGGCGAGGGGCTGGATACGGGTCACGGCGATCGGCTTGATACTGTCGTCCGCCGCATCGGCGAACATCCGATTCACGCGGGACTGCCGACTGCTTGGCTGACGCCGGACATCGAGGTCTACTACTACGCACGCGGTCCTGCGAAGGACCTCCAAGTCCTTTCGTATGGGTACGACCCGGTGACGACGATGAACTGGCCGCTCGAATGGACGGTTTCCTATGGAAGCGGGAGGGTGTACACTTCGACTTTTGGGCACGTCTGGAAAGGGGACGTTCAGCCGGAGCGCATGCGCTGCGCCGGACTGCAAACCGTGGTGGTCCGCGCTTTGCAATGGCTGGCGGATCGACCGGTCACGTTCCCGGTCCCCGAGGACTTTCCGAGTGAGGGTGAAGTCTCGATCAGGTCGGAGATTAGTGTCGGGTCGTCGGATTAG